In a single window of the Streptomyces cinnabarinus genome:
- a CDS encoding LacI family DNA-binding transcriptional regulator: MAQSVGIKDVARAAGVSVGTVSNVINRPDSVATETRARVLSAIDRLGYVRSESARQLRAGRSRIMGLLVLDMGNPFFVDVARGAERAAREAGLGVMVCNSAQNAAEEADYLSLFAEQRVRGVLLTPADATGRNIETFRRHGIPFVLVDRVAEGTTECSVSVDDVAGGALAVRHLVDAGHRSIAYVSGPPSLNQVRDRRTGALSALAEAGLGPEVLRELPTERLDVAAGRDAGARLLGLADRPTAVFCANDLLALGVLQAMYAAGVSVPDDLAIVGYDDIEFAAAAAVPLTSVRQPAVTMGALAAELLLEETEDEDGTRGHEHRRVVLQPELVVRRSSLSAR; encoded by the coding sequence ATGGCCCAGTCGGTGGGTATCAAGGACGTCGCCCGCGCCGCCGGAGTATCGGTCGGCACGGTCTCGAACGTCATCAACCGTCCGGACAGCGTCGCCACCGAGACCCGGGCCCGGGTGCTCTCGGCGATAGACCGGCTGGGCTATGTCCGCAGCGAGTCCGCGCGTCAGCTGCGCGCGGGCCGCAGCCGGATCATGGGGCTTCTCGTCCTCGACATGGGCAACCCCTTCTTCGTCGACGTGGCACGCGGTGCCGAGCGGGCCGCGCGCGAGGCCGGACTCGGTGTCATGGTCTGCAACAGCGCGCAGAACGCGGCCGAGGAGGCCGACTATCTGTCGCTCTTCGCCGAGCAGCGGGTACGCGGGGTGCTGCTGACCCCGGCGGACGCCACCGGCCGCAACATCGAGACGTTCCGGCGGCACGGCATCCCCTTCGTCCTGGTCGACCGGGTGGCCGAGGGCACCACCGAGTGCTCGGTCTCCGTCGACGACGTCGCGGGCGGCGCGCTCGCCGTGCGCCATCTCGTCGACGCCGGACACCGCTCCATCGCGTACGTCAGCGGCCCGCCCAGCCTCAACCAGGTCCGGGACCGCCGTACCGGCGCGCTGTCCGCGCTCGCCGAGGCGGGCCTCGGCCCCGAGGTGCTGCGCGAGCTGCCCACCGAGCGGCTCGACGTGGCCGCGGGCCGGGACGCGGGCGCCCGCCTGCTCGGCCTCGCCGACCGCCCGACGGCCGTGTTCTGTGCCAACGACCTGCTCGCCCTCGGCGTGCTCCAGGCGATGTACGCGGCCGGCGTCAGCGTCCCCGACGACCTCGCCATCGTCGGCTACGACGACATCGAGTTCGCCGCCGCCGCGGCCGTACCCCTGACCTCCGTACGGCAGCCCGCCGTCACCATGGGCGCCCTCGCCGCCGAGCTGCTCCTGGAGGAGACCGAGGACGAGGACGGCACCCGCGGCCACGAGCACCGCCGGGTGGTGCTCCAGCCGGAACTCGTCGTACGGCGCTCCAGCCTCTCGGCGCGCTGA
- a CDS encoding alpha/beta fold hydrolase, which produces MTATYRQPGVVLTDRRFTVPLDHDDPAGETIELYAREVVAGDRAQQNLPWLVYLQGGPGFGANRFVGRPAWLGRALKEYRVLLLDQRGTGHSTPANRQTLPLRGGPAEQADYLARFRAHSIVRDCEAIRPAVTGGAPWTVLGQSFGGFCTVNYLSTAPEGLSAAVITGGLPSLDAHADDVYRAAYPRIERKVTAHYARYPQDVERARRIADHLLSHEVVLPNGYRLTAEAFQSLGIVLGGGEGSHRLHFLLEHAFVRTAQGMALSDAFQEEVQGLLSYAGHPLYALVHEAIYGQDGRPTAWSAERIRAEFPQFDAAKALAGDGPLLFTGETIHPWMFDCDPALRPLRETAELLAARTDWAPLYDPARLAANEVPAAAAIYHDDMYVDTAHSLRTARSVRGLRTWVTDEFEHDGVRAGGPRVLDRLLSLARDEV; this is translated from the coding sequence TTGACCGCGACCTACCGCCAGCCCGGCGTCGTCCTCACCGACCGCCGCTTCACCGTGCCCCTCGACCACGACGACCCGGCCGGGGAGACCATCGAGCTCTACGCCCGTGAGGTCGTCGCCGGTGACCGGGCGCAACAGAACCTGCCGTGGCTGGTCTACCTCCAGGGCGGCCCGGGGTTCGGGGCGAACCGGTTCGTGGGCCGGCCGGCCTGGCTCGGCCGCGCGCTGAAGGAGTACCGCGTCCTGCTGCTCGACCAGCGCGGCACCGGCCACTCCACTCCTGCCAATCGCCAGACCCTCCCGCTGCGCGGCGGCCCGGCCGAGCAGGCCGACTACCTCGCCCGCTTCCGCGCCCACTCGATCGTCCGGGACTGCGAGGCGATCCGCCCGGCCGTCACCGGCGGCGCGCCCTGGACCGTGCTCGGCCAGAGCTTCGGCGGCTTCTGCACGGTCAATTACCTCTCCACGGCCCCGGAGGGACTGAGCGCGGCCGTCATCACCGGCGGGCTGCCTTCCCTCGACGCCCACGCGGACGACGTCTACCGCGCCGCCTACCCGCGCATCGAGCGCAAGGTCACCGCGCACTACGCCCGCTACCCGCAGGACGTCGAGCGGGCCCGCCGTATCGCCGACCACCTGCTGAGCCACGAGGTCGTGCTGCCGAACGGCTACCGGCTCACCGCCGAGGCCTTCCAGTCCCTCGGCATCGTCCTCGGCGGCGGCGAGGGCAGCCACCGGCTGCACTTCCTCCTGGAGCACGCCTTCGTCCGCACCGCCCAGGGCATGGCCCTCTCCGACGCCTTCCAGGAGGAGGTCCAGGGCCTGCTCTCGTACGCCGGACACCCGCTGTACGCCCTCGTCCACGAGGCGATCTACGGCCAGGACGGCCGCCCCACCGCCTGGTCGGCCGAGCGGATCCGCGCCGAGTTCCCGCAGTTCGACGCGGCGAAGGCGCTCGCCGGGGACGGGCCGCTGCTCTTCACCGGCGAGACGATCCACCCGTGGATGTTCGACTGCGACCCGGCGCTGCGCCCGCTGCGCGAGACCGCCGAACTCCTCGCCGCCCGCACCGACTGGGCGCCCCTGTACGACCCGGCCCGCCTCGCCGCGAACGAGGTCCCGGCCGCGGCCGCGATCTACCACGACGACATGTATGTCGACACGGCTCACTCCCTGCGCACGGCCCGTTCCGTGCGCGGCCTGCGCACCTGGGTCACCGACGAGTTCGAGCACGACGGCGTCCGCGCGGGCGGGCCGCGGGTACTGGACCGGCTGCTGTCGCTGGCGCGCGACGAGGTGTGA
- a CDS encoding ATP-binding protein, translating to MAGSGRRGSSRGELIRQRAQAQFVGRRAQLALFAENLEKDPAADDDPAEFLFHVRGLGGVGKSTLLRQWQETARRAGAVTATVDETDVHGVAQALLELCRQLAEQTGPLKDFDRAAEQYRREQEAATGPLVADGPPAADAPASVSSRLLTQATLGAASLMGAGAVTAMANPDAAAQGLDRLRAGARGRGRRGRTGDAADLSQAFVAELGKLCERQPWVVLFFDTWELTGRSLDEWLRDLLGDVFGPLPQNVMVVMAGRDELAERDWALLRAQVAEVPLEVFTEAETRALLAARGVTEPEVVDAVIQLSMGLPLLVQLLARARPENAEHLADGDVVDRAVERFVQWVEDPRQRETILACALVPRLNEDVFAAAVPEEAGDLWEWLCRQPFVSGRGDFKQYHAVVRASIVRQRRIRSPQSWTTAHLRLAETHAGWRAEAERELPEADRWGDTAWRRHLMDETFHLLCARPGTQLTAALECVARSAAQGTAVVRQWIDALAQAADDTGDRTLLAWAERLQDTVSGDEPEVAPLTALLAYGPLGAAARSRAHAYRGWYLYHADRSEEAMADLNRAVALDPDNSRAHAYRGDAHLQVGHYEEAITDLTAALELAPEYSWARAQRGSAHRQAGHLEPAVADFTAALDRHPDRVYVLSSRGQTHRQAGRYEEAISDLTAALDIRPEYAWGLAQRGETHREAGRHDEAVADLTAALGHDPDFAWALTARGTALRQAGRGDEAMADQNAALRLAPDSAWALAERGELHREAGRHDEAVADLTAALELSPRYAWALGSRGQAHKGAGRFDEAVVDLTAALDHDVTLDWARATLADIHHRAGRSRETLDVIATIMERQPASPAPVAVRGFVHRMHGRYAQAVADYQSALDHPDDSVRAWVLRDRGECHRQTGRLAEAVEDFTARLNLVPDDVWCRKLRGVAYRQAGRFAEAREDLEHALAADPDSPDVVFENVMLDTVTSGPAECREQWTELLTAPEAAPASTSVRYFALFRVLVLEPHRNVTEAAEAFLATVIHHDAVIDVLRCLDELSRLDDPLALRARACRRVIAERTRAGD from the coding sequence ATGGCGGGGTCGGGACGTCGGGGCAGTTCACGCGGTGAGCTGATACGGCAGCGCGCGCAGGCGCAGTTCGTCGGCCGCCGGGCGCAGCTCGCGCTGTTCGCGGAGAACCTGGAGAAGGACCCGGCGGCGGACGACGATCCGGCGGAGTTCCTCTTCCATGTGCGCGGGCTCGGCGGGGTGGGCAAGTCGACGCTGCTGCGCCAGTGGCAGGAGACGGCCCGCCGGGCGGGCGCGGTGACCGCGACGGTCGACGAGACCGACGTGCACGGCGTCGCGCAGGCGCTGCTGGAACTCTGCCGCCAACTGGCCGAACAGACCGGTCCGCTCAAGGACTTCGACCGGGCGGCGGAGCAGTACCGGCGGGAGCAGGAGGCGGCCACGGGGCCGCTGGTCGCGGACGGCCCGCCCGCGGCGGACGCCCCGGCCTCGGTGTCGAGCCGCCTACTGACCCAGGCCACGCTCGGAGCGGCGTCGCTGATGGGTGCCGGCGCGGTGACGGCGATGGCGAACCCGGACGCCGCGGCGCAGGGTCTGGACCGGTTGCGGGCGGGCGCGCGGGGGCGGGGACGCCGAGGGCGTACGGGGGACGCGGCCGATCTGAGTCAGGCGTTCGTGGCGGAGCTGGGCAAGCTGTGCGAGCGGCAGCCCTGGGTGGTGCTGTTCTTCGACACCTGGGAACTGACGGGCCGCTCTCTCGACGAGTGGCTCCGCGATCTGCTGGGGGACGTGTTCGGACCGCTGCCGCAGAACGTCATGGTGGTGATGGCCGGGCGGGACGAACTCGCCGAGCGGGACTGGGCGCTGCTGCGGGCGCAGGTGGCGGAGGTGCCGTTGGAGGTGTTCACCGAGGCGGAGACCCGGGCGCTGCTCGCCGCGCGGGGAGTGACGGAGCCGGAAGTGGTGGACGCGGTCATCCAGCTGTCAATGGGGTTGCCGCTGCTCGTGCAGCTCCTGGCGCGCGCCCGGCCGGAGAACGCGGAGCACCTCGCCGACGGTGACGTGGTGGACCGCGCGGTCGAGCGGTTCGTGCAGTGGGTCGAGGATCCGCGGCAACGCGAGACGATCCTGGCCTGCGCCCTCGTACCGCGCCTGAACGAGGACGTGTTCGCCGCCGCCGTACCGGAGGAGGCGGGGGATCTGTGGGAATGGCTGTGCCGGCAGCCGTTCGTCAGCGGGCGGGGCGACTTCAAGCAGTACCACGCGGTGGTGCGGGCGAGCATCGTGCGGCAACGGCGTATCCGCTCCCCGCAGAGCTGGACCACGGCGCACCTCCGGCTCGCCGAGACACACGCGGGGTGGCGGGCGGAGGCGGAGCGGGAGCTGCCCGAGGCGGATCGCTGGGGCGACACCGCATGGCGTCGCCATCTCATGGACGAGACCTTTCACCTCTTGTGCGCACGGCCCGGCACCCAGCTGACGGCGGCGCTGGAATGCGTCGCCCGGTCCGCGGCGCAGGGAACCGCGGTGGTGCGGCAGTGGATCGACGCCCTGGCACAGGCCGCCGACGACACCGGTGATCGCACGCTCCTCGCCTGGGCCGAGCGCCTCCAGGACACGGTCTCCGGCGACGAGCCGGAAGTCGCGCCGCTCACCGCGCTGCTGGCCTACGGCCCACTGGGCGCCGCGGCGAGATCCAGAGCCCATGCCTATCGCGGCTGGTACCTCTACCACGCGGACCGGAGCGAGGAAGCCATGGCGGACCTGAACCGTGCCGTCGCTCTGGATCCGGACAACTCCCGCGCCCATGCCTACCGCGGAGACGCCCACCTCCAGGTGGGCCACTACGAGGAGGCCATCACCGACCTCACCGCCGCACTCGAACTGGCTCCGGAGTACTCCTGGGCCCGGGCCCAGCGCGGGAGCGCCCACCGTCAGGCAGGCCACCTCGAACCGGCCGTCGCCGATTTCACCGCCGCACTCGACCGCCATCCCGATCGCGTCTACGTACTCAGCAGCAGAGGACAGACACACCGCCAGGCCGGCCGCTACGAGGAGGCCATCAGCGACCTCACCGCCGCACTCGACATCCGGCCCGAGTACGCCTGGGGCCTTGCCCAGCGGGGAGAGACACACCGCGAGGCGGGCCGACACGACGAGGCCGTCGCCGACCTCACCGCCGCCCTCGGCCACGACCCCGACTTCGCGTGGGCCCTCACCGCACGCGGGACGGCGCTCCGCCAGGCGGGGCGCGGCGACGAGGCCATGGCCGACCAGAACGCGGCCCTCCGCCTCGCCCCCGACAGTGCCTGGGCGCTCGCGGAGCGCGGAGAGCTGCACCGCGAGGCGGGCCGTCACGACGAGGCCGTCGCCGACCTGACGGCGGCGCTCGAACTCAGTCCCCGCTATGCCTGGGCGCTCGGATCCCGCGGTCAGGCCCACAAAGGGGCGGGCCGCTTCGACGAAGCCGTCGTCGACCTCACGGCCGCGCTCGACCACGACGTGACGCTCGACTGGGCCCGGGCCACCCTCGCCGACATCCATCACCGGGCAGGCCGCTCACGGGAAACGCTCGACGTCATCGCCACGATCATGGAACGCCAGCCCGCGTCTCCCGCGCCGGTGGCGGTACGTGGCTTCGTGCACAGGATGCACGGCCGTTACGCACAAGCCGTGGCCGACTACCAGAGCGCCCTCGACCACCCGGACGACTCCGTCCGCGCGTGGGTCCTGCGGGACCGGGGCGAGTGCCACCGGCAGACAGGCCGCCTGGCAGAGGCCGTGGAGGACTTCACCGCCCGCCTGAACCTCGTTCCGGACGACGTCTGGTGCCGAAAGCTGCGCGGCGTCGCCTATCGACAGGCCGGCCGCTTCGCCGAGGCCCGCGAGGACCTGGAGCATGCCCTCGCGGCCGACCCCGACTCCCCCGACGTCGTCTTCGAGAACGTCATGCTGGACACGGTGACGTCCGGGCCCGCGGAGTGCCGGGAACAGTGGACCGAACTGCTCACGGCACCGGAGGCGGCACCGGCCAGCACCTCCGTCCGCTACTTCGCCCTCTTCCGCGTCCTCGTCCTCGAACCGCACCGCAACGTCACCGAGGCCGCCGAGGCGTTCCTCGCGACCGTCATCCACCACGACGCCGTCATCGACGTGCTGCGCTGTCTCGACGAACTGTCCCGCCTGGACGACCCGCTCGCCCTCCGCGCCCGGGCGTGCCGTCGCGTCATCGCGGAGCGCACCCGGGCCGGAGACTGA
- a CDS encoding PIG-L deacetylase family protein — MTDPLITQLRPMPEDWRRALAVVAHPDDLEYGCSAAVAAWTDQGREIAYVLATRGEAGIDTLEPERCAALREREQRASAAVVGVSVVEFLDHRDGVIEYGTALRRDIAAAIRRHRPELVITLNHRDTWGGVAWNTPDHVAVGRATLDAAADAGNRWIFPELTEQGLEPWNGVRWVAIAGSNRPTHAVDATAGLERAVRSLLEHRTYIEALTTEDPETYARDFLTGNTTATGERFGGRPAVAFEVFGR, encoded by the coding sequence ATGACCGATCCGTTGATCACGCAGCTGCGACCCATGCCCGAGGACTGGCGGCGCGCCCTCGCCGTGGTGGCCCACCCGGACGATCTGGAGTACGGCTGCTCGGCGGCCGTCGCCGCGTGGACCGACCAGGGCCGGGAGATCGCCTATGTGCTGGCCACCCGGGGCGAGGCCGGCATCGACACCCTGGAGCCCGAGCGGTGCGCCGCGCTGCGGGAGCGGGAACAGCGGGCCAGCGCCGCGGTGGTCGGGGTGTCGGTGGTGGAGTTCCTCGACCACAGGGACGGTGTGATCGAGTACGGCACGGCCCTGCGCCGGGACATCGCGGCGGCGATCCGGCGGCACCGGCCCGAGCTGGTGATCACCCTCAACCACCGGGACACCTGGGGCGGGGTCGCCTGGAACACCCCCGACCATGTGGCGGTGGGACGCGCCACCCTGGACGCGGCCGCCGACGCCGGGAACCGGTGGATCTTCCCCGAGTTGACCGAGCAGGGCCTTGAGCCCTGGAACGGCGTCCGCTGGGTCGCCATCGCCGGATCGAACCGGCCCACGCACGCCGTGGACGCCACGGCCGGTCTGGAGCGGGCGGTGCGCTCGCTGCTCGAACACCGCACCTACATCGAGGCGTTGACGACGGAGGACCCGGAGACGTACGCGCGCGACTTCCTGACCGGGAACACCACGGCGACGGGGGAGCGGTTCGGCGGGCGGCCCGCGGTGGCGTTCGAGGTGTTCGGGCGGTGA
- the sigJ gene encoding RNA polymerase sigma factor SigJ, which translates to MTGAGPILAARFEEHRDHLNAVAYRMLGSLAEAEDAVQETWLRLSRGDAEEIRNLGGWLTTVVGRVCLDLLRSRATRREDPLDDTFVPDPVIRPLSRVDPEQEVLRADEVGLALLVVLEILEPAERLAFVLHDMFAVPFDDIALIVERSPAATRQLASRARRRVKGAAPSTEPDLGRQRKVLDAFMAACRAGDFDALLELLDPGIVLRADSGPLVGGAAASKQVRGARPVAEQAMLFRELARHARFVLINGELGMLNAPDGKLMSITGLTIADGRITGMYILADPARLARLDLPDLDG; encoded by the coding sequence GTGACCGGCGCGGGACCGATACTCGCCGCGCGGTTCGAGGAGCACCGCGATCATCTGAACGCGGTCGCCTACCGCATGCTCGGCTCGCTCGCCGAGGCGGAGGACGCCGTCCAGGAGACCTGGCTGAGGCTGAGCCGCGGCGACGCCGAGGAGATCCGCAACCTCGGCGGCTGGCTGACCACGGTGGTGGGGCGCGTCTGCCTGGACCTGCTGCGCTCGCGCGCCACACGCCGCGAGGACCCCCTCGACGACACCTTCGTCCCGGACCCCGTGATCCGGCCGCTGTCGCGGGTAGACCCCGAGCAGGAGGTGCTCCGGGCCGATGAGGTCGGGCTCGCCCTGCTGGTGGTGCTGGAGATCCTGGAACCCGCCGAGCGGCTGGCGTTCGTGCTGCACGACATGTTCGCCGTGCCCTTCGACGACATCGCGCTGATCGTGGAGCGCAGCCCCGCCGCGACCCGCCAGCTCGCCAGCCGCGCGCGGCGACGGGTCAAGGGCGCCGCCCCGTCGACCGAGCCCGACCTCGGGCGGCAGCGCAAGGTCCTCGACGCGTTCATGGCGGCCTGCCGGGCCGGGGACTTCGACGCCCTGCTGGAACTGCTCGACCCCGGGATCGTGCTGCGGGCCGACTCCGGTCCGCTGGTCGGCGGCGCGGCGGCGTCGAAGCAGGTGCGCGGGGCGCGGCCGGTGGCCGAACAGGCCATGCTGTTCCGGGAGTTGGCGCGGCATGCGCGGTTCGTGCTGATCAACGGCGAGCTGGGCATGCTCAACGCGCCCGACGGCAAGCTGATGTCGATCACCGGGCTCACCATCGCCGACGGCCGGATCACCGGCATGTACATCCTGGCCGACCCAGCCCGGCTGGCCCGTCTGGACCTGCCTGACCTGGACGGATGA
- a CDS encoding pentapeptide repeat-containing protein, with product MRDLSLDPAGLRGDCANCFGLCCVALPFTASADFPVDKRAGTPCRNLQDDHRCGIHARLRQKGFTGCTVYDCFGAGQRVSQVTFGGRDWRSGPADEARRMFEVFPVVRQLHELLWYLDEALTLPAARPVHADLRRLMDRTEELAAGTPEELARLEVGPHRQEVGALLQRASELTRAGLRGRRKDRRGADLMGARLKGTDLRGVSLRGAYLIAADLTGADLRGADLLGADLRDTDLADADLTDVLFLTRPQLNAARGNAATRLPGSLTRPAHWASA from the coding sequence ATGCGAGACCTCTCCCTGGACCCGGCCGGCCTGCGCGGCGACTGCGCGAACTGCTTCGGGCTGTGCTGTGTCGCCCTGCCCTTCACCGCCTCCGCCGACTTCCCGGTCGACAAGCGGGCCGGGACGCCCTGCCGCAACCTCCAGGACGACCACCGCTGCGGCATCCACGCACGGCTGCGGCAGAAGGGCTTCACCGGGTGCACGGTCTACGACTGCTTCGGCGCCGGGCAGCGGGTCTCGCAGGTCACCTTCGGCGGGCGGGACTGGCGGAGCGGGCCCGCGGACGAGGCGCGGCGCATGTTCGAGGTGTTCCCGGTCGTGCGCCAGCTGCATGAGCTGCTCTGGTATCTCGACGAGGCCCTGACCTTGCCCGCCGCCCGGCCGGTCCACGCCGATCTGCGGCGGCTGATGGACCGGACCGAGGAACTGGCCGCGGGCACCCCCGAGGAGCTGGCCCGGCTGGAGGTGGGTCCGCACCGCCAGGAGGTGGGCGCGCTGCTGCAGCGGGCCAGCGAGCTGACCCGGGCGGGCCTGCGCGGCCGTAGGAAGGACCGGCGCGGCGCCGACCTGATGGGCGCCCGGCTGAAGGGCACCGACCTGCGGGGCGTCAGCCTGCGCGGCGCCTACCTCATCGCCGCCGACCTGACCGGCGCGGATCTGCGGGGCGCCGATCTCCTCGGCGCGGACCTGCGGGACACCGACCTGGCCGATGCCGACCTGACCGACGTCCTCTTCCTCACCCGGCCCCAGCTGAACGCGGCCCGGGGCAACGCGGCCACCAGGCTGCCGGGGTCACTGACGCGGCCGGCTCATTGGGCGTCCGCCTGA
- a CDS encoding cytochrome P450 yields the protein MAEPTNGSELPSALPSALPKGFRSAEQGWPELHRIPHPPRRVPLLGDVLGASRTRPLQDSVRHARRLGPIFRRKAFNKEFVFVWGGALSADLADETRFAKHVGLGIANLRPVVGDALFTAYNHEPNWQLAHDVLAPGFSREAMEGYHAMMLDVAGRLTGHWDRAALAGRTVDVPGDMTKLTLETIARTGFGHDFGSFERSRPHPFVTAMVGTLAHAQRLNTVPAAFLLRASARRNEADIAYLNRTVDDLVRERRRGSGGEGDLLDRMLRTAHPETGERLSPENVRRQVITFLVAGHETTSGALSFALYYLARHPDVAARARAEVDRVWGDAELPGYDQVAKLRYVRRVLDESLRLWPTAPAFAREAREDTVLAGDHPMRRGAWALVLTPMLHRDPEVWGADAERFDPDRFDPKAVRSRAPHTFKPFGTGARACIGRQFALHEATLVLGLLLRRYALRPDPDYRLRVTERLTLMPDGLRLGVDRRTGAVSGDLRTATAPS from the coding sequence ATGGCGGAGCCGACGAACGGGTCCGAGCTGCCGTCCGCACTGCCGTCCGCGCTCCCCAAGGGGTTCCGCAGTGCCGAGCAGGGCTGGCCCGAGCTGCACCGCATACCGCACCCGCCCCGGCGGGTCCCGCTGCTCGGCGATGTGCTGGGCGCGAGCCGGACCAGACCGCTCCAGGACTCCGTGCGCCATGCCCGCCGACTGGGGCCGATCTTCCGGCGCAAGGCGTTCAACAAGGAGTTCGTGTTCGTCTGGGGCGGGGCGCTCAGCGCCGATCTCGCGGACGAGACACGGTTCGCCAAGCATGTGGGCCTGGGCATCGCCAATCTGCGGCCGGTCGTCGGGGACGCGCTGTTCACGGCGTACAACCACGAGCCCAACTGGCAGCTCGCGCACGACGTCCTGGCGCCCGGGTTCAGCCGGGAGGCCATGGAGGGCTACCACGCGATGATGCTGGACGTGGCCGGGCGGCTCACCGGCCACTGGGACCGGGCGGCCCTGGCCGGACGGACGGTGGACGTGCCCGGCGACATGACCAAGCTGACCCTGGAGACCATCGCGCGCACCGGGTTCGGGCACGACTTCGGCTCCTTCGAGCGGTCCCGGCCGCATCCCTTCGTCACCGCGATGGTGGGCACGCTCGCCCACGCGCAGCGGCTGAACACGGTGCCCGCGGCGTTCCTGCTGCGCGCGTCCGCGCGGCGCAACGAGGCGGACATCGCCTATCTCAACCGCACGGTCGACGACCTGGTCCGGGAGCGCCGCCGGGGCTCGGGCGGCGAGGGCGACCTGCTGGACCGGATGCTGCGGACGGCCCACCCGGAGACCGGGGAGCGGCTGTCGCCCGAGAACGTGCGCCGCCAGGTCATCACCTTCCTGGTAGCAGGGCACGAGACGACGTCCGGCGCGCTGTCCTTCGCCCTGTACTACCTCGCCCGGCACCCGGACGTCGCCGCCCGCGCCCGGGCCGAGGTGGACCGGGTCTGGGGCGACGCGGAACTGCCCGGCTACGACCAGGTGGCCAAGCTGCGCTACGTGCGCCGGGTGCTGGACGAGTCGCTGCGGCTGTGGCCGACCGCGCCCGCCTTCGCCCGGGAGGCCCGCGAGGACACGGTGCTGGCCGGGGACCACCCGATGCGGCGGGGCGCCTGGGCGCTGGTGCTCACCCCGATGCTCCACCGCGACCCCGAGGTCTGGGGCGCGGACGCCGAGCGGTTCGACCCCGACCGGTTCGACCCGAAAGCGGTACGGTCACGCGCCCCGCACACCTTCAAGCCCTTCGGCACCGGGGCGCGCGCCTGCATCGGCCGCCAGTTCGCCCTGCACGAGGCCACGTTGGTCCTCGGCCTCCTCCTGCGCCGCTACGCCCTCCGCCCGGACCCCGACTACCGCCTGCGCGTGACGGAACGCCTGACCCTGATGCCGGACGGACTGCGCCTCGGCGTGGACCGCCGCACCGGAGCGGTCAGCGGCGACCTCCGCACGGCCACCGCCCCCTCCTGA
- a CDS encoding TetR/AcrR family transcriptional regulator, with protein MSANQGERTRRRLSTEERREQLLAVGARLFSESPYDEVWIEQVAEIAGVSRGLLYHYFPTKRDFFAAVVDRESARMLRMTAAVPGVPVREQLTANLDTYLAYVEEHAHGFRAFHRAEASGDQAVRKVYRRAIAAQERQILAAMAEDPEFGPVFRARPDVPLAVRGWLAFTTAVCLEWLRGSEELTRDQVRDLCARALLGVIAP; from the coding sequence ATGAGTGCCAACCAGGGTGAGCGGACCCGGCGTCGGCTCAGTACCGAGGAGCGCAGGGAGCAGCTTCTGGCCGTCGGGGCACGGCTGTTCTCGGAGAGCCCGTACGACGAGGTGTGGATCGAGCAGGTGGCCGAGATCGCCGGTGTCTCGCGCGGGCTGCTGTATCACTACTTCCCGACCAAGCGGGACTTCTTCGCCGCCGTGGTGGACCGGGAGAGCGCCCGCATGCTGCGGATGACGGCCGCGGTCCCCGGCGTCCCGGTGCGCGAACAGCTCACCGCGAACCTCGACACCTACCTGGCGTACGTCGAGGAGCACGCCCACGGCTTCCGTGCCTTCCATCGCGCCGAGGCCTCCGGCGACCAGGCCGTCCGCAAGGTGTACCGGCGGGCCATCGCCGCCCAGGAGAGGCAGATTCTCGCGGCGATGGCCGAGGATCCGGAGTTCGGCCCGGTCTTCCGGGCGCGGCCCGATGTCCCGCTCGCCGTGCGGGGCTGGCTGGCGTTCACCACGGCCGTCTGTCTGGAGTGGCTGAGGGGCTCGGAGGAGCTGACCCGGGACCAGGTGCGGGACCTGTGCGCCCGCGCCCTGCTGGGTGTCATCGCGCCCTGA
- a CDS encoding DUF2470 domain-containing protein: protein MGDSQSWTATPAAAEHARSMLATAWSCAVTAEGSREEFVGTHSVTEDGRVLLQVPEDSTLVTAAICAPRGEPSAVLEFADVAPVPVRNRIRARLWLAGWFAAEEGQLAFRATRVVLRRPGGAVVVDLDDFAEARPDPLVTAEARLLTHLADCHPDAVERLTRLVEPDSLHGVVRVQPLAVDRHGLTLRIERARAHGDVRLPFHRPADDVAQLTERMHVLLGQASAAACPRPRPLQRQRADGDG, encoded by the coding sequence ATGGGTGACAGCCAGAGCTGGACGGCCACACCTGCCGCGGCGGAGCACGCCCGGTCGATGCTCGCCACCGCATGGTCCTGCGCGGTGACCGCGGAGGGCAGCCGGGAGGAGTTCGTCGGCACGCACTCCGTGACCGAGGACGGCCGGGTGCTGCTCCAGGTGCCCGAGGACAGCACCCTGGTCACCGCCGCGATCTGCGCCCCGCGCGGAGAGCCGTCCGCCGTGCTGGAGTTCGCCGACGTCGCGCCCGTGCCCGTCCGCAACCGTATCCGGGCCCGGCTCTGGCTGGCCGGCTGGTTCGCCGCGGAGGAGGGGCAGCTCGCCTTCCGGGCCACGCGCGTCGTGCTCCGCCGACCCGGCGGTGCCGTCGTCGTCGACCTCGACGACTTCGCCGAAGCCCGGCCCGACCCGCTGGTCACGGCCGAGGCCCGGCTGCTGACCCATCTCGCCGACTGCCATCCGGACGCGGTCGAGCGGCTCACCCGGCTCGTCGAGCCCGACAGCCTGCACGGCGTGGTCCGCGTCCAGCCGCTCGCCGTCGACCGGCACGGACTGACCCTGCGCATCGAGCGCGCCCGCGCCCACGGCGACGTACGACTGCCCTTCCACCGTCCGGCCGACGACGTCGCGCAGCTGACTGAGCGCATGCATGTCCTGCTCGGGCAGGCGAGCGCGGCCGCGTGCCCGCGGCCCCGGCCGCTACAGCGGCAGCGCGCAGACGGCGACGGGTGA